AGTCTGCTGCAAGCCGAGCAGTTGCGCGATGGGCACGCTGTAGTTGACGATCGTCAGTCCGATCATCAGCGCGACCCACAGGCCGAAGCTGTTCAACGCCGCGGGCACGCGTTCGACGGGATGGACAGGCGCGCTGAAGCGGAATTGCCTGGGCTGCTCGATCGCGCCGAACTGCGCCTTCGCGAGAATGTAGAGAAACAGGAACCCGGAGATCACCAGAATCAACCCGCCGAATGCCGACACGGCGACCCAGACGGCTTGCGGCGCAATCGCGGGGTTGCTGTAGTCGTAGTACGCCATGCGGCGCGGCGCGCCCAGCAAACCGACGTAATGCCAAGGCAGCGTAACGACCATCATGCCGATGAACCACAGCCACAACTGCCAGCGGATCAGGCTCAGCGAGCCGATCGCACGGCCCGTCAGTTGCGGCCACAACTCATACGCAATCGCGAAGTACATGATGACGATCGCGCCGCCGAAGATCAGGTGGAAGTGCCCCGTGACCCACTGCGTGTTGTGAATGGTCTCGTTCAGCTGATAGCTCATGTTGATGAGCCCGCCCGCGCCGCCGAAGCCGAGCATGATGAACGAGAACGCGATGACGAGCATCATCGGGTTGTCCCACGGCAGCGCTTTCAGCCAGCCGAATGCGCCCTTGCCGCCGCGCAGCCGTCCGGCGATTTCCACCGATGCGCAGATGGTGAACACGGTGAGCAGGGTCGGCACCGACACCATGCCCGTGAACACGGCATGCACGAACTTGAAGCCCGCACCGACCTGCGGATCGGCGAACAGATGGTGGATGCCGATCGGCATCGCGAACACGAGGAACAGGATGAACGACACGCGCGCCATCGAATCGCTATACAGCCTGCCGCCAATCGCGCGCGGCACCAGCGTGTAGTACGCGATATACGACGGCACCAGCCAGAAATAGACGATCGCGTGCAGCGTCCACGAGAACAGCACGCGGGCCAGGCCCGCGTCGATGGTCGACTTCAGGCCGAGTGCGACGGGCAGAATCTGCAACAGGATTTCGAGCGCGGCGCCCACGGCCGTCCATGCCCACAGATACGCGCCCGCCACGTTCGCGTACATCGCGAGCGGCACCGGTTTGCCGCGATTCGCGCGCTTCCAGATGTGCAGGTTGATGCCCATCAGCGCGACCCAGATCCACGAGCCGACCACCACGAGCACGACGCCGAGGTAATAGAACGGGCTGCCGATCATCGGCGGATAGAACGTGAAGAGCACCGATGCCTGGCCCGCCGCGACGGGGATCATCGCCATCACCGCGCCGACCACCAGCAGGACGAACGCGCCCCACGCCCACTTCAACCCCACCAGCGCCTGTTGCAGCGCGAGTTCGACGATCGCATAGCCGAAGCCCATCGCCACCAGCGTGGGCAGCACGTAGGCCATGACGGTGCCGTGCGCCGTCACCGAGCGGTAGTACAGCTCCGGTTCGCCGATCCACGGATGCAGCGGACTGCGCACGAGCATCTGCCATGCGCCCAACAGCAGCGCGATTCCGAACGCGATGAACGCGAGCCAGAAGTGCGCGAGAACGAGTCGCTTAGCGTGAAACACAGCTGAGCCTCCGATGTTGTTTTGCCTGTTCGAAGAAGGCAGCCTTGTCGATTACCTTCACGTGCGCCCACATCGTCTGGTGGCCGAAGCCGCAGAACTCGTGGCAGGGCATCAGGTGATCGGCGGGTTTGTCGAAGAAGGAGGAAAACGTCGCGACGTAGCCCGGCACGACCATCGTGTTGATGTTCGTGTCCGTGACGAGCAGGCCATGCACGACGTCGGCGCTGGTCGTGCGGAACGTGATGTCCGTGCCGGCGGGCACGACCAGGCATTGCGGCGTGAACGAGTATTGCTGCGCGATGAAGCGCACGACGACCTTGCCGTCGGGATCGACGCCTGTTCCCAGATTGCTTTCGACGAATTCGCCCGACATTTGCAGCCGCGACGGGTCGACGGTTTCGACGCGCGACGGCGGCATCATCGCGTAGTGCAAGCCCGAGTACACGACGACCACGAGCATGAACACGACGATCGCGATGACGAACCAGGCCCAGCGCCGTTCAGAGCGCTCGGCGATGTCGTGGCCGTTATCGGGCGAGTGAGAAGGTTGGGTCGACATGATCAGTGAATGACGCCGCGCGGCAGAAACACGAGAAAGTAAAAGCCGATCCAGATTGCCAGCACCACCACGGCTGCTACGCCCGCGACCGCGATTGCGCCGTGCGGGCCTTGCGCGACGATGCGTTGGACTTCGTCGTCCGAAGCGTTGCCGGAACGGTCGCCGGAGTGAACGTTAGGGTCCATCTGCCATATCTCCGAGGACAGGGTTTATGCGACTGATGTGTGCTAGCGCAACGGCGCCTTGCGCAGTTCATTGACCTGCTTCGCCGTCACAGGCTGGCCATGATTGCCCCAAGCGGTGCGGATATACGTGACGACGGCGGCGAGATCGGTGTCGTTCAGCTCCTGCGCGAACGGCGGCATGCCATACGGCTCGGGGTTGCGCCGCGTGCCGGGCGGGAAACCGCCGTTCAGCACGATGCGAATCGGGTTGACGGCCGAGTCCATTTCGATCGACTGGTTGTGCGCCAGCGGCGGATAGTGCTGCAGTCGCCCTTCACCGTGCTCGCCGTGACAGGTCGCGCACTTCTGCATGTAGATGCGCTGGCCGTTCTCGAACACGGCCGGCTTCACGGTCGCCGACGGGCCCGTCTTGCGGCCGGGGTCGTTGTCGGGCAGCGTCTTCAGATAGACGGCCATCGCCTTGACGTCGTCATCGCTCAGGTACTGGAGGCTGTGATACGTGACCTCGGCCATCGGGCCATAGACCGCGCCGCGATCCGAGATGCCCGCCTGCAACAGATCGACGATGTCCTTGATGCTCCAGTCGCCGAGACCGCCGTCCTTGTCGGACGTGAGCGACGGCGCGTACCAGTTCTGCACGGGGATCAGGCCGCCCGCGAACTGCTCGCTCTTCGACGAGCCGCCGAGCAGATTGATCTTCGTGTGACACATCGAACAGTGGCCGAGCCCTTCCACCAGATACGCGCCGCGATTCCATTCGACCGAACGGCTCGGGTTCGGCTGATACTCGCCTTCGCGAAAATACAGCGAGCGCCAGCCGATCAGCAGCTCGCGCTGATTGAACGGGAAGCGCAGCTCCAGCTTGCGGCTCGGTTGATGGACGGGTTCCACCGACTGCAGATACGCGAAGATCGCATCGGAGTCTTCGCGCGTGACTTTGGTGTAGGCCGCAATCGGCATCACCGGATAGATCAGCTTGCCGTCGGGACTTTTACCCGTGCGCATCATCTTGAAGAACTCGTCGGCGGTCCATTTGCCGATGCCGTACTCCTTGTCGGAGCTGATGTTCGGCGTGTAGAACGTGCCGAACGGCGTCTCCATCGCGAGGCCGCCGCCGAACGTCTTGCCGCGCGGCGCGGTGTGACAGGCCACGCAGTCGCCCGCGCGCGCAAGATACTCGCCGCGCCTGACGATCTCGGGGCGCGTGTCCGGTCCAGCAGGCGGCGCGGCTTCTGCCGCATGCGCGCAGGCGACGAGCGGCGAGTTCGGCGCGAGCGTGGCGAGCGTGAACATGGCGCCCACGGCGAGCGACACGGCGATGCGGCGCGCGACGCGCGGCATGCGATACACGGAGCTGATCGACACGGAGCTAAAGGAGAGAGTCTTCATTCCGGTTGGCTCCCACATGCGAGCGGCAGCTTGCCGGGCAATCGCGGCACGGGACGCGGATCGGCGGGACGCGGCTGGCGCGCGAGCCAGCTCGATACGGCGGTGATGTCCTTGTCGCTCAGCTTGACGGCGATGGTGTGCATGCAGTCCGGTGCGAGCGCGTGACGCGTGCCCGAGCGCCACGTGCCCATCTGCCCGGCGATATAGCTCGCATGCAGACCGAGCAGACCGGGGATGCCAGGTTGCTGGCCCGTCAAACGCTCGCCATGACAGGCGGCGCAGGCCGGTATGCCGCGCTTCGTGTCGCCTTGCATGACGACCTGCTTGCCGTAATCGAGCGTCGCTTGCGGCACCGGGTTGGTGTCGGGATTCGGATACGGCGGCTGCAGATCGGCGAAGTACTGACTGATCTTGTGCAGGTACTCGTCGGGCAAAAATGCGAGCAGATAACCCATCGGCGGATAGGTGCGGCCGCCGTCGCGAAACGCCGTCAACTGATTGAACAGGTATTCGGCGGGCTTGCCCGCGATACGCGGAAAGTAATCGTTGTTGCGTCCCTGGCCCTGCGCGCCGTGGCAGGTCGTGCAGGCGTGCATTTTCTCGTCCATCGCCGACGGCGCGGGTGCGTCATTCGACGCTGCGGATGACGCTCGCGCACAAAGGGCGCACAGCAGCAAAAGGATCGAAGAGCCGATGGTTCTGCGATGCACGACTGGCCTCGTAGGGAAATAGGGTTTGTAGGTATCGTTGTGTTGCACCCTTGAGAAGAAACGCATTGCGCTCTTCTCTTTTGCTTCTCTACCGCTGCCGCATAAGCGACCCACGACATGCGAATAACTGCTTCTCTTGCATACTTGATGCGCGGCGACGACAGTCTAGTCAAGCCCGTAAAAGCCCGCAGAAGAGGGTACGGATTGACGCGCGTATGCCTCGCGCCTGCCGTCGATGCGGCGAACGCGTCGACACAGTAAGGCATCGGGATGACGTTGGCGTTGCAATCATCATAGGTGGCAATCGGGCGCGTTTCAACGCAGCAAAAACAGTTGCAGCAATTGTCGTGTCAACTAAGCACTTGTGCAGATACTGCAAATGCATTCACGCGAGCAGACGCATGAACGCTTCGCGCGCATCGGTGACGCGTGCGTTTTCGCCGGGACGTCCTGGCAGCAAATGGAACTCGACGGCAGGCAACTGGGGCAGGCCGATGGCCGGCGGACACAGCACCATGCCCGGGCCGATCGACGATTCATTCAGACATGAGATGCCGAGCCCTGCCTTCAACGCCAGTTGCAGACCCGCCATGCCCGATGCCGAATGCGAGACGAGATACGGCACCTTGTTCTCGTCCAGCAATCTGACGACGAAGCGTTGCAGCTGACACGTGGACGGCAGCAGCACGAGATGAAAAGGCGCGGCGACGTGTCTCGGCTCGGCGTCGGCGGACATGGCCCACACCAGCTTTTCGCGCCGCACGACGGTGCTCGCCGCGTGCGGCCGGTTCGATACTGCGCGCTTCGTGTCCGGCGCGACGATGCGCAGCGACAGGCCGATATCGAACGTCGTGTCGTCTTCGACGCTGCTGTCGATCACCGCGCTCGGCAGCACGGTTACATGCAGCCGCAGCCGCGGATGCTGCTCCGAAAACATTTTCAGCACGCGCGCGACATCCTGCGGCCGATAGTAGTCGGTGATCGCGATGCGCAGTTCGCCGTCGAGCGAGCGGCCTTGCAGATCTTCGAACGCCGCTTCGCTCATCGCCAGAATGCGGCGCGCGTGGTCCAGCAGCTTCGCGCCCGCGGGCGTCGCGGTGACGCCATGCTTGCCGCGCAAGAACAGCGGCTGGCCCGCGCGCTCTTCAAGCTTCTTCAACTGCTCGCTCGCCGACGATTGCGACAGGAACAAGCGCTCCGCACCCGCCGACACGCTGCCCGCTTCCGCGACGGCAACGAAGGTGCGCAACTGCGCAAGGTCGAACGCACGTTGGTTCATGTTTCGGATTTTCCGATGGATGACATCCTATTTTCCCGCTTTTCCGATTGATCGTCCAATCCTACGATGGTCGCCAACCGATACAACTGGAGGCGAGCGTGGGACAGGGATCTGGAATGGGCGGCAATCACCGCTGGAAGGTGCTGGGCGTCGGTTTTGCCGCGAACGCGAGCTTTTCGGCCGCGTTTTCGGGCATTCCGACGACGGCGATTTTT
This is a stretch of genomic DNA from Paraburkholderia caribensis. It encodes these proteins:
- a CDS encoding b(o/a)3-type cytochrome-c oxidase subunit 1, with amino-acid sequence MFHAKRLVLAHFWLAFIAFGIALLLGAWQMLVRSPLHPWIGEPELYYRSVTAHGTVMAYVLPTLVAMGFGYAIVELALQQALVGLKWAWGAFVLLVVGAVMAMIPVAAGQASVLFTFYPPMIGSPFYYLGVVLVVVGSWIWVALMGINLHIWKRANRGKPVPLAMYANVAGAYLWAWTAVGAALEILLQILPVALGLKSTIDAGLARVLFSWTLHAIVYFWLVPSYIAYYTLVPRAIGGRLYSDSMARVSFILFLVFAMPIGIHHLFADPQVGAGFKFVHAVFTGMVSVPTLLTVFTICASVEIAGRLRGGKGAFGWLKALPWDNPMMLVIAFSFIMLGFGGAGGLINMSYQLNETIHNTQWVTGHFHLIFGGAIVIMYFAIAYELWPQLTGRAIGSLSLIRWQLWLWFIGMMVVTLPWHYVGLLGAPRRMAYYDYSNPAIAPQAVWVAVSAFGGLILVISGFLFLYILAKAQFGAIEQPRQFRFSAPVHPVERVPAALNSFGLWVALMIGLTIVNYSVPIAQLLGLQQTSVPAVSVGARS
- a CDS encoding c-type cytochrome, producing the protein MHRRTIGSSILLLLCALCARASSAASNDAPAPSAMDEKMHACTTCHGAQGQGRNNDYFPRIAGKPAEYLFNQLTAFRDGGRTYPPMGYLLAFLPDEYLHKISQYFADLQPPYPNPDTNPVPQATLDYGKQVVMQGDTKRGIPACAACHGERLTGQQPGIPGLLGLHASYIAGQMGTWRSGTRHALAPDCMHTIAVKLSDKDITAVSSWLARQPRPADPRPVPRLPGKLPLACGSQPE
- a CDS encoding LysR family transcriptional regulator is translated as MNQRAFDLAQLRTFVAVAEAGSVSAGAERLFLSQSSASEQLKKLEERAGQPLFLRGKHGVTATPAGAKLLDHARRILAMSEAAFEDLQGRSLDGELRIAITDYYRPQDVARVLKMFSEQHPRLRLHVTVLPSAVIDSSVEDDTTFDIGLSLRIVAPDTKRAVSNRPHAASTVVRREKLVWAMSADAEPRHVAAPFHLVLLPSTCQLQRFVVRLLDENKVPYLVSHSASGMAGLQLALKAGLGISCLNESSIGPGMVLCPPAIGLPQLPAVEFHLLPGRPGENARVTDAREAFMRLLA
- a CDS encoding c-type cytochrome, with the protein product MKTLSFSSVSISSVYRMPRVARRIAVSLAVGAMFTLATLAPNSPLVACAHAAEAAPPAGPDTRPEIVRRGEYLARAGDCVACHTAPRGKTFGGGLAMETPFGTFYTPNISSDKEYGIGKWTADEFFKMMRTGKSPDGKLIYPVMPIAAYTKVTREDSDAIFAYLQSVEPVHQPSRKLELRFPFNQRELLIGWRSLYFREGEYQPNPSRSVEWNRGAYLVEGLGHCSMCHTKINLLGGSSKSEQFAGGLIPVQNWYAPSLTSDKDGGLGDWSIKDIVDLLQAGISDRGAVYGPMAEVTYHSLQYLSDDDVKAMAVYLKTLPDNDPGRKTGPSATVKPAVFENGQRIYMQKCATCHGEHGEGRLQHYPPLAHNQSIEMDSAVNPIRIVLNGGFPPGTRRNPEPYGMPPFAQELNDTDLAAVVTYIRTAWGNHGQPVTAKQVNELRKAPLR
- a CDS encoding cupredoxin domain-containing protein; translated protein: MSTQPSHSPDNGHDIAERSERRWAWFVIAIVVFMLVVVVYSGLHYAMMPPSRVETVDPSRLQMSGEFVESNLGTGVDPDGKVVVRFIAQQYSFTPQCLVVPAGTDITFRTTSADVVHGLLVTDTNINTMVVPGYVATFSSFFDKPADHLMPCHEFCGFGHQTMWAHVKVIDKAAFFEQAKQHRRLSCVSR